From Candidatus Atelocyanobacterium thalassa isolate ALOHA, a single genomic window includes:
- a CDS encoding AAA family ATPase: MIPLKLTLKNFLSYQDVTLDFQGLHTVCICGANGAGKSSLLEAIAWTVWGQGRTSSDEDVIHASADYVRTDFVFICYQEVYRIIRSRQRNRTNSLDFQIKSSEGFTPLSRKGVKATQESIISTLKLDYETFINSAYLRQGRADEFMLRRPTERKKVLADLLKLDHYENLSIKAKELARQYKGKSEQIKLNIEANKKRLIKEKSIRIQQKMIQENIEVLNILQNKNEKVFQFIKQEDSDRKSWLDKLLWNQERLKNLQQEIFKFRQEKEELSRKIYSYGNLINQGIKVSRKYKKLLFFRNQEENLANQFNIFQEFHKKKQDLEKQLLDEDNKLQLKIHQQKIGLEQLEKEEKELKNFLNNAEDLKSALKTFDFYNQELKRLDKLRCKVSPLFKEKQELTNQTLKIQIDFEARLGQLYISEVNYLKELGTILQKRKILCSLNDDIHDLEDEKGHHKQIKDKIQEKKIVQGKLFIDKQNNIKEIDKLQQKIHELNIYHSNCPLCEQKLDRNRRHDVIKKIARQYKNIQKQIYKVQEKVDILEENINLFIFKENFLAEKLQYLNKIQQRFCQIETQLNRSGEIKDKLNSVIKEKIRVEKTIKSESFDLTLQNRLKNIEKKLAELNYTEENHILVRNKVDEWRWADIKNSKVNDLIYRQDQISQQKSDLVQQINQLGKQEEKLNNISRLKKRINLVEKRIKTLNYDKSAHEQISNSIRSSQQCVITYEKLQNAKKSYPLLQKYLKFTEDKLRNNYEEQNNIVKIINRLSDKLSITINYDKEIVKLTTTLKIQRQNLDKLFGKQGRSEQAISEFKILQNEKRELQASYNNTCRQYRIHLELTKAFSKNGIQLLMIENVLPQLEAETNKILTRLTGNELHIQFITQKLGKGITIRKKSTKLIDTLDILIADTEGTRVYETYSGGEAFRINFSVRLALAKLLAQRAGASLQMLIIDEGFGTQDTEGCERLIGAINSIASDFSCILIVTHMPQFQEAFQHRIEISKTHQGSQINIIN, encoded by the coding sequence ATGATTCCTTTGAAATTAACACTTAAAAATTTTTTAAGTTATCAAGATGTAACTCTTGACTTTCAAGGGTTGCACACTGTCTGTATCTGCGGCGCTAATGGTGCAGGTAAATCTTCTTTATTAGAAGCAATAGCTTGGACAGTTTGGGGTCAGGGTAGGACAAGTAGCGATGAAGATGTTATTCACGCAAGCGCAGACTATGTAAGAACTGATTTTGTATTTATTTGTTATCAAGAAGTTTATCGTATTATTCGTAGTCGTCAACGAAACAGAACAAATTCTCTAGATTTTCAAATAAAGAGTTCTGAAGGATTTACTCCTTTAAGTAGAAAAGGAGTTAAGGCAACTCAAGAATCTATTATTTCTACTTTAAAGTTAGATTACGAGACCTTCATTAACTCAGCTTATCTAAGACAAGGTAGGGCAGACGAGTTTATGCTACGTCGTCCTACAGAGAGAAAAAAAGTTCTTGCAGATCTTTTAAAACTTGATCATTATGAAAATTTATCTATTAAAGCTAAAGAATTAGCACGTCAATATAAAGGGAAATCTGAACAAATAAAATTAAATATTGAAGCAAACAAGAAAAGATTAATTAAAGAAAAAAGTATTAGAATTCAGCAAAAAATGATTCAAGAAAATATTGAAGTATTAAACATTTTGCAGAATAAAAATGAGAAAGTATTTCAATTTATTAAACAAGAAGATAGTGATCGTAAAAGTTGGCTAGATAAATTACTCTGGAATCAAGAGCGGCTTAAAAACCTGCAACAAGAAATATTTAAATTTAGGCAAGAAAAAGAAGAATTAAGTAGAAAAATTTATAGTTACGGAAATTTAATTAATCAAGGGATAAAAGTTTCTAGAAAGTACAAGAAACTTCTTTTTTTTCGTAACCAAGAAGAAAATTTAGCTAACCAATTCAATATCTTCCAAGAATTTCATAAAAAAAAGCAAGATTTGGAGAAGCAACTATTAGATGAAGACAATAAATTACAATTAAAAATTCATCAGCAGAAAATTGGTTTAGAACAATTAGAAAAAGAAGAAAAAGAATTGAAAAATTTCTTAAATAATGCTGAGGATTTAAAGTCAGCTTTGAAGACATTTGATTTTTATAATCAAGAGTTAAAAAGATTAGATAAATTACGTTGCAAGGTTTCCCCACTATTTAAGGAAAAACAGGAATTAACAAATCAAACTTTAAAGATTCAAATAGATTTTGAAGCAAGGTTAGGGCAACTATACATATCAGAAGTCAATTATTTAAAAGAATTAGGTACGATTCTTCAAAAACGGAAAATATTATGTAGTTTGAATGATGATATTCATGATTTAGAGGATGAAAAAGGACACCATAAACAAATAAAAGATAAAATTCAAGAAAAGAAAATTGTTCAAGGTAAATTGTTTATTGATAAGCAAAATAATATAAAGGAGATAGATAAGTTACAGCAAAAAATACATGAATTAAATATCTATCATTCTAACTGTCCTTTATGTGAACAAAAACTAGATAGGAATCGACGTCATGATGTTATTAAAAAGATAGCGAGACAATATAAAAACATTCAAAAGCAAATATATAAAGTACAAGAGAAAGTTGATATTCTTGAAGAAAATATTAATCTATTTATTTTTAAGGAAAATTTTTTAGCTGAGAAACTACAGTATTTGAACAAAATACAACAGAGATTTTGTCAAATCGAAACGCAACTAAATAGGTCAGGAGAGATAAAAGATAAGTTAAATTCTGTAATAAAAGAAAAAATAAGAGTTGAAAAAACAATTAAATCTGAATCTTTTGATTTAACTTTACAAAATAGGTTGAAGAATATTGAAAAAAAATTAGCAGAACTTAACTATACAGAAGAAAATCATATATTAGTAAGAAATAAAGTTGACGAATGGCGTTGGGCTGATATTAAAAACTCTAAAGTTAATGATTTAATTTATAGACAAGATCAAATCTCTCAGCAAAAATCTGATTTAGTTCAACAAATTAATCAATTAGGAAAACAAGAAGAAAAACTAAACAACATTTCAAGATTAAAAAAAAGAATTAATCTAGTAGAAAAAAGAATTAAAACCTTGAATTACGATAAATCTGCTCACGAGCAGATTTCTAATTCCATTCGTAGTTCTCAACAATGTGTTATTACTTATGAAAAACTACAAAATGCGAAAAAGTCTTATCCCTTATTACAAAAATATTTAAAATTTACAGAGGATAAATTAAGGAATAACTATGAAGAACAAAATAATATTGTTAAAATTATAAATCGCTTATCCGACAAGCTTAGCATTACAATAAACTATGATAAAGAAATAGTTAAACTAACAACAACTCTTAAAATACAACGACAGAATTTAGATAAGTTGTTTGGGAAACAAGGTAGATCTGAGCAAGCAATATCTGAATTTAAAATATTACAAAACGAAAAAAGAGAATTACAAGCATCATATAACAATACTTGTAGACAGTACCGTATACATCTAGAACTAACCAAAGCTTTTAGTAAAAATGGTATTCAGCTACTAATGATTGAGAATGTATTGCCTCAATTAGAAGCAGAAACAAATAAAATTCTGACGCGTTTGACAGGAAATGAGCTGCACATCCAATTTATTACTCAAAAATTAGGAAAAGGCATCACTATTCGCAAAAAATCGACGAAATTGATTGATACTTTAGATATTTTAATTGCTGATACAGAGGGTACTCGTGTATATGAAACATATTCAGGAGGAGAAGCTTTTAGAATAAATTTTTCTGTACGTCTGGCTCTAGCTAAGTTACTAGCGCAAAGAGCAGGCGCATCATTGCAAATGTTGATAATTGACGAAGGCTTTGGTACTCAAGATACTGAAGGTTGCGAGCGTCTAATTGGAGCAATCAACAGCATCGCTTCCGATTTTTCTTGTATATTAATAGTTACACATATGCCCCAGTTTCAAGAAGCTTTTCAACATCGTATAGAAATTAGCAAGACCCATCAAGGCTCACAAATAAATATAATAAACTGA